The bacterium genomic interval TCGATCCGCCCGAGGAGCTTGTCGAGGTCCTCGAACGTCTTGGCGATCTTCAGTACTTCCTTGCGGGACATGGCAACTCGGCTCGATTCACTGGGAAGAGCGCTCGCGCTCTTCGAGGTATTTCGTGAGGGAGCGATGGACCTGTCGGGCGCGTTCGCCTCGCCAGCCCTGCATCGACGTCAGCACGAAATACGCCTGCTGCGGAATCGCATCGGCGCCCTGCTGCTTGATCGCTTCGAGCGCCTGCTCGGCGACCGAGACGACCACGCCACTCGGACACGAGCGCGTCACGAACATGATCGCTTCGATCACGCCCAGGTCGCGCGCGTAGTCGCGGTCTTCGTCGCCGGCATCGCCGGTTCCGTCAGTCGTGTCCGCGTTCGACGTCATCGGTCGCGGGCATCCTCCCCCAAGCACCGAACGATATCGCATTCGGGTGCGACATTCTCCGACATCGCACGATCGAGCGTGATCGGGACGGGCAGGCTGCACGCGTCGCGACGACACGAACTCGGTCGACGTCGTCTCGATCGATGACTCGGTCGCGCCCTCCACACGGAACGGGTCCGCACCGCCGTCGCGTCGCGCTTCGCCGCGCCGATCCACTTTCCGCTGGACACCCGCCGTCCGGGGCGAGGCCGGTGGCGACGAAACGCTCGGCAAGGCCGGTGCGCTCGTCCTTGCCGGCGACCGACGCGGTCTCTCCGTTCGCGAGGCGTGATGTGTCGTGACTTGCGACGGAGGGCGGACGCTCGACCCGAACGGGCGGACGGTCGAGCTCATGCGCGTCGATCCGATCGAAGGGAACGGTGCGTCCTTCGCCCGCTTCGTCGTGTCGGACGGGCTCTGCACCTGCGACCCGTTCCGGGTCGGCCGAACCGCCGTGTTCGGCCGGGTCAGCGGCGGGAGGACGGCTGCAACGGCGCTGGGCCCTCGAGATCGCCGGGCCGGCGACGCAGCTCGTGTCCGGGCACCGCCCCGGGTCGCGAGCGGCTCGTGCCTCGCGTGTCCGTCGCCCCGCGCCGAGATTCGCGACCGTGTTCGCAAGATGGCCGATGGGCGGTCCGCCCGTCGCGCCGATGGCTTCGGCGGGTCGCATGTGATCGTCTCGAGTCGTCCGATTGACCCTTGGGGGAATAAAATCGATTAATATGATGTCCTTAAACGAGGGGCCTTTGTCATTGATGACGAAACTCGGGCCCGGCATCCTCTTCCCATGTCGAGCCCGCCGCTTCCGCCCCGACGAATCGCGATGGTCGCCTATCCGGGCGTCCAGCTCCTCGACGTCGTCGGTCCGCTCGAGGTCTTCGCTGCGGCGAGCGAAGCGGTCGGCGTGCAAGGCGCCGACGCGACCGCCCGTGGCTACGAGATCACCGTCGTCGGCTCCGCGCCCGGCACCGTCCGGGCCTCCTCGGGGCTCGCGATCGGCGTCGACCGGGCCTACGAGGATCTGCCCGACGAGATCGACACGCTGATCGTCGCCGGCGGCCACGGGACCGCCCGGGCGTTCCGCGAGCCCCGGATCCTCGAGGCGGTTCGCTCTGGCGCCGCCCGGGCCCGGCGGACCTGCTCCGTCTGCACGGGGGCGTTCGTGCTGGCGGCGGCGGGTCTTCTCGACGGTCGGCGCGCCACGACCCACTGGGGCAGTGCTGACGAGCTCGCGCGGCGCTTCCCCGACGTCGACGTCGACCCGGATCCGATCTTCGTTCGCGACGGGGACGTCTGGACCTCGGCGGGGGTGACGGCGGGCATGGACCTCGCCCTCGCGCTGGTCGAAGACGACCTCGGGCGGGATCTCGCCCTCGAGGTGTCGCGTCGGATGGTCTTCTTCCTGAAGCGGCCCGGCGGCCAGTCCCAGTTCTCGGCCCAGCTGGCGGGTCAGGCGGCCGATCGCGATCCGCTCCGGGAGCTGCAGGCCTGGGTCGTCGAGCACCCGGCGGAGGATCACGCGGTGGAGCGCCTGGCGGCTCGGGTCTCGATGAGCCCGCGGAACTTCTCGCGGGTGTTCGCGAAGCAGGTCGGGTTGTCGCCGGGGCGCTTCGTCGAGCGGGTACGGGTCGAGGCGGCACGAAGGCGTCTCGAGGATTCGCCGGGCTCGGTAGACGCGGTCGCCAGCGACGTGGGCTTCGGCACGGCGGAGACGATGCGTCGCGCGTTCCTCCGCCAGATCGGCGTGGGACCTTCGGCCTATCGCGAACGATTCAACAGCGCCCCCTGAGCCGGACACCAACAGAGAGGAACGAACGAGATGGCGGACGACAAGCGAACGATCGGAATCGTGCTCTTCGATCGGGCGGAAGAGCTCGACTGGGTCGGGCCCTTCGAGGTCTTCACGATGGCCCGTGAGGCGTCGGGCGGAAAGGGACCCGCGAGCGAGATCGAGGTCGTGCTCGCGAGCGAGCACGGCGGTGTCGTGACGGGGGCGAAGGGACTCCGGAACGAGGTCGATTTCTCCTTCGCCGACGCACCCGACTTCGACGTCCTTCTCGTTCCGGGAGGGATCGGCACCCGGGACGAGATGAAGAATCCCGTGATGCTCGACTTCCTGCGAAAGCAGGCGGCGACCGCCGAGTGGGTCACGTCCGTCTGTACCGGCTCGATCGTGCTCGAAGCCGCGGGCCTCACGAAAGGCAAGAAGATCACGACCCACTGGGGCTATCTGCCGACCCTGCGCGAGGACGCGGCCGGTCGCGCCGAGGTCCTCGAGAACGTCCGCTACGTCCGCGACGGCAATCTGCTGACCGCGGCCGGCGTCTCGGCGGGCATCGATTCCGCGCTCTGGCTCGTCGGTCAGCTCTACGGCGTGCGCCACGCGCGGATCACCCAGAAGATGATGGAGTACGACCCGGCGCCGCCCTACGCCGCCGAGGTCTGAGCCGCCGCCGAACCGAGCCCCGAACGCACGAAGGCCGCGATCCCCGACCGGATCGCGGCCTCGTGGAGCCCGCGCGCCCGGTCCGTGCCGCGCCCGATGCGGGGGGTGCGGCGCGGGCCGGGTGGGGACTCGGGGTCGTGCAGGTCAGGCCGTCGCTGCCTCGGGCTCCGGCCGTCCCTTCGGCACGAACATCGGGGTCGTCGCCTGGTACTGCTCGTAGCGGCGACCGAAGGCGGCCACGAGGTCCCGTTCTTCGAGGCGCACGGCGACCAGGATGTAGACGGTACAGACCCCGGCGAAGAGCAGGTGGCCCACGCTCATGGTCGGCGTCGCCCAGAGCGTGACGAACCAGCCGACGTAGAGCGGATGTCGCACGAAGCGGTAGAGCGAGGGCGTGACGAAGGCATCCTCGCGGGCGTCTCTCCGCCTCAAGCCGTCCCACACCTGACGCAGCCCGAAGAGCTCGAAGTGATCGATCAGCACGGTCGAATAGAGGACGGTGCCGACCCCCACGGCGAAGAGTCCGAATCCGATCCCCTGGCCGAGCGTCGACTCGAAGCTCCAGATCGTCTCGGGCAGCGGTCGCCAGAATGCGAAGACCGCGATCATCACGACGCTCGAGAGCAGGACGTAGGTCGCCCGCTCGATCGGCTCCGGCACGATCCGCGTCCAGGCCCGCTTGAAGGCGGGGCGTGCCATGCCCGAGTGCTGGACGGCGAAGAGGGCGAGCAGCGCGAGGTCGATCGCGACGGCGGTGCCGAGCGAGCCCGTCTCCCCGGAATCGATCGACTTCGGGACGAATCGGTTCGTCAGGAAGCCAGCCGTGTAGAGGAACGTGCCGAAAAAGAGGGCGTAGGACAGGGCGCCGTAGGCGAAGTGCGCGATGCGCTGCATGTGGGTCTCCGTGATTCCATCGGGGCGGACGGGCGATCCTCGGGATCGCGTCCGCGGGCTGTGTTTCGATGGGATCAGTATCGGAGCTCCTGGGCTTCCTCTCTGTCGGGGGCTTCACACAGGCGTCGATTCAGGCGCCGGGCTTCGCAGGGACGCGTCAGGGCTTGCGAAAGCGCAGGGTCATCCGGTCACTCTCGCCGATCGCGAGATACTTCTCGCGATCCGTGTCGCCGAGCCGGAGCGTCGGCGGCAGCGTCCACACCCCGCCCTCGTAGTCGGCAGAATCGTTCGGATTCGCGTTGATCTCGCTCTTCGCGTCGAGGACGAAGCCGGCGGACTCGGCGAGGGCGATGACCTTCTCCTCGGGGACATAGCCGTTGAACTCCGAGGTGTCCGTCTTCGGCCCCGCGCGGTGCTGCACGACGCCGAGCACGCCACCGGACTTGAGGACCGCGAAGAAGGCCGCGTAGGCGTCTTTCGCTGCGCCATCGCGGATCAGACCGTGGGTGTTCCGGAAGTTGAGCACGAGATCGACGCTCTCGTCAGCGCCGAGCTGGATCGTCGGCGGGTGGAGCACGGCGAGGTCGAGATCGCCGTAGCGCTCCGGCTGCTCCTCGAAGCGCGCGAGCAGCGCCTCGTGGGATCGGGTGACGTAGGCGGGAAGGTCCGGCTTCGAGAGGTCGTAGGAGGCGGCGATGTAGCGGCCGTCCGCCGCGAGCAGCGGCGCGAGGATCTCGGTGTACCAGAGGCCGCCGCCGGGTCGGATCTCGAGGACGGACATGTCGGGCTCGAGGCCGAAGAAGGTCAGCGTCTCGACCGGGTGTCGGTAGCCGTTTCGGGCGCGGTTCGACTCGCTCCGATGGGGATCGGCCGCCGCGCGCTCGATCGCCGCCGCGACCGGATCCGGCCCGTCGGCCGTTCCGCCGCCGAGCCACTGGCAGCCGGTGGTCGCGAGCGAGAGCGACAGGAAGAGAACGGAACCGAATCGAGACATGGGAACCCTCCGCGCGGAGCGAGCGAATCGCTCTCCGCGGAGCAGAGTCTGCCGCATCCCCGTCCCCGAGACGACGCTCCGTGGCGACGAGCCCCCCGGAGCCCTCAGCGCAAGACGCGCTCACCGAAGAGCGCGTCGAGAGGCGCGCAGCGCCGAAGATCTAGTAGCCGAGGTTCGACGCCAACCACTTCTCCGCCTCGTCGGCAGAGAGATCCATCCGCGCAGCGTAGTCCTCGATCTGATCCCGACCGAGGCGACCGACCGTGAAATAGCGAGCGTCCGGGTGGGCGAAGTAGAGGCCCGAGACGCTCGCCGCCGGCGTCATCGCGCAGGTCTCCGTCAGCTCCATCCCGACCGACGGGGCGTCGAGCAGCGGAAAGAGGGTGCGCTTGGGGAGGTGGTCGGGACAGGCGGGATAGCCGAACGCGGGGCGGATCCCGCGATACCGCTCGGCGATCAGATCCTCGTTCGAGAGGTTCTCGCCGTCGCCGTAGCCCCACTCCCGGCGCGCTCGCGCGTGGAGGAACTCGGCGAAGGCCTCGGCGAGGCGATCCGCGAGGGCCTTGACCATGATCGCCTTGTAGTCGTCGTGGTCCTTCTCGAAGCGCGCCGACAGGTCTTCCGCCTCGGTTCCGCTCGTGACGGCGAACGCGCCCACGTAGTCGGCCACGCCGTCTTCGCGGCTCGCGACGAAGTCCGCCAGGCACCGGTTCGGCTTGCCGTCGGGGGCGATCGCCTGCTGCCGGAGCATCGGGAAGCGCGCGACCTCGCCGGTCAGCTCTTCATCCGCGAACAGGACGACGTCGTCGCCCTCCCGACGCGCCGGCCAGAAGCCGTAGACGCCGCGGGGCCGGAGCCACTGCTTCTCGATGATCTCGTCGAGGAGCGAGCGGCCGTGCTCGTAGAGCTCGCGCGCCGCGGCACCGACCTTCGGGTCGTCGAGGATCTTCGGGTACTTGCCCTTCAGGTCCCAGGTGGAGAAGAAGAAGGTCCAGTCGATGAAGGGGTCGAGGTCCGCCGCGCTCACGTCGTCGATCACGCGCTTGCCCAGGAACCCGGGCTTCGCGGGTGCTGCCGTGAAGTCGAGTTTCTCGGCGTTCGCGCGTGCGTCGTCGATCGCGAGCAGGGGCTTCTCCTTGCGGCCGTCGTAGATGGCCCGGAGCTTCTCCTGCTCGTCGCGGTTCTCCTGTGCGAACCCGTCCCGTCGCTCGTCGGACAGGAGGTCCGACACGACGTTGACCGAGCGCGACGCGTCGAGGACGTGCACGACTGGCTGCGAATAGTTCGGCGCGATCTTGACCGCCGTGTGCTGTCGACTCGTCGTCGCACCGCCGATCAGCAACGGCAGCTCGAGGCCTCGCCGCTCCATCTCCTTGGCGACCGACGCCATTTCGTCGAGGGACGGGGTGATCAGGCCGGACAGTCCGATCATCTGCGCGCCTTCGGAGATCGCGGCTTCGAGGATCTTGTCGGCGGGCACCATCACGCCCAGGTCGATGACCTCGTAGTTGTTGCAGCCGAGGACCACGCCCACGATGTTCTTGCCGATGTCGTGGACGTCGCCCTTGACCGTCGCCATCACGATCTTGCCCTGGCTCGATCCCTCGACCTTCTCGGCCTCGAGATAGGGTTCGAGGTAGGCGACCGCCTTCTTCATGGAGCGCGCGCTCTTCACGACCTGCGGCAGGAACATCTTGCCCGCGCCGAAGAGGTCGCCGACGACGCGCATGCCGTCCATGAGGGGGCCTTCGATCACGTCGATCGGACGACCGAGCTTCTGGCGTGCTTCTTCCGTGTCGTCGTCGATGTAGTCGACGATCCCGTGGACGAGGGCGTGGGAGAGTCGCTCCTCGACGCTGTTCTCGCGCCAGGTGAGATCGACTTCGCGCTTCTTGCCCGCGCCCTTCACGGTCTCGGCGAACTCGACCATCCGCTCGGTCGCGTCGTCGCGCCGGTTGAAGAGGATGTCCTCGACGTGCTCGAGGAGATCCTTCGGGATGTCCTCGTAGAGCTCGAGCTGGCCGGCGTTCACGATCCCCATGTCCATGCCGGCCTGTGTGGCGTGGAAGAGGAAGGCCGAGTGGATGGCTTCGCGGACGCGGTTGTTCCCTCGGAACGAGAAGGACAGGTTCGAGACACCGCCCGAGATGTGGACGCCGGGACAGCGCTCGCGGATCTCGCGAGACGCGTCGATGAAGTTCTTCGCGTAGTCGTCGTGCTCTTCGATCCCCGTCGCGATCGCGAGGATGTTCGGGTCGAAGATGATGTCTTCGGGCGGGAACCCGGCCTGGTCGACGAGGATCCGGTAGGAGCGCTCGCAGATCTCGATCTTGCGTTCGGTCGTGTCCGCCTGGCCCGCTTCGTCGAAGGCCATGACGACGACGCCGGCGCCGTAGCGACGGATCAGCTTCGCCTTCTCGAGGAAGTCGGCTTCACCTTCCTTGAGCGAGATCGAGTTCACGACCGCCTTGCCCTGGACGCAGCGGAGCCCCGCCTCGAGCACGCTCCACTTGGAGCTGTCGATCATGATCGGGATCTTCGCGACCTCGGGCTCGCTCGCGATCAGATTCAGGAAGCGGGTCATCGCCGCTTCGCTGTCGAGCATGCCCTCGTCCATGTTGACGTCGAGCAGGTTCGCGCCGCCACGCACCTGGTCGAGGGCGACCTCGAGGGCGGTGTCGTAGTCGTCGGCCTCGATCAGCTTCCGGAACTTCGCGGAGCCGGTCACGTTCGTCCGCTCGCCGATCATCTGGAAGTTCGAGTCGGGCCGGATCACGAGGGTCTCGAGCCCGGAGTAGAAGGTCGCTTCTGCTTCGGCAGCGGGAATTGCCCGGGGCGCCACGCCTTCGACCGCCTCGGCGATCGCCTGGATGTGGGGCGGCGTCGTGCCGCAGCAGCCGCCGACGAAGTTGACGAGCCCGCTCGTGGCGAATTCGCCGACCAGCTCGCCGGTCGTCGCGGGTGCCTCGTCGTACTCGCCGAAGGCGTTGGGCAGGCCGGCGTTCGGATAGCTCGAGACGTAGCAGTCGGCGATCCGGGCGAGCTCCGCCACGTGGGGGCGCATGTCCGTGGCCCCGAGCGAGCAGTTCACGCCGACCGAGAGCGGCCTCGAGTGGGCGACCGAGCGCCAGAACGCGTCGACGGTCTGGCCCGAGAGCGTGCGACCACTCGCGTCGGTGATCGCGACGGAGATCATGATCGGCAGGCGGATGCCGCTCGCTTCGAAGGCTTCGTCGATCGCGACGAGGGCCGCCTTCGCGTTCAGCGTGTCGAAGATCGTCTCGACGAGCAGAACGTCGACGTCGCCCTCGATCAGCGCGTCGACCTGCTCGCGGTAGGCGGCCTTCAGCTCCTCGAAGGTGAGGCTTCGCGCGGATGGATCGTTCACGTCCGGCGAGATGGACAGCGTCTTCGGGGTCGGGCCGACGGCACCGGCGACGAAGCGCGGCTTCGACGGATCCTTCGCGGTCCACGCTGCGGCCGACTCTGCGGCGATTCGTGCGGACGCGAGATTGAGGTCGCGCACCGTGTGCTCGAGGGCGTAGTCCGCCTGGGAGATCGCGTTCGAGCCGAAGGTGTTCGTCTCGACGATGTCCGCGCCGGCGGCGAAGAAGTCGTCGTGGATCTTCCGGATGACGTCGGGGCGCGTGAGCGAGAGGAGCTCGTTGTCCCCCTTCAGCTCGCTCTCGTGGTCGACGAAGGTGTCTCCCCGGAAGTCCTTCTCCTCGAGTCCGAAGCCCTGGATCATCGAGCCCATCGCCCCGTCGAGGACGAGGATCTTCTCGCGGAGGAGACCGAGGAGCGTCTCGATGCGTTCGGGTCGGGCAGGGCGGCTGGACATGGCATGAGCTCCAGGGGGAAGCGCCGACGGCAGAGCCGCCGCGGCCGATTCGAAGGGCGCGAAGTTAACATCAGGACATTCGGATATCCAGATATAAGGGTTGAGGCAGGCTGATGCCCCCGGGGGCAAGCGACGGCGCCGAGACCGAGCGTCGTCCTGCGACTTCCTATAGTGGCGGGGAGCAGGTCGAGGAGTGGCTCGAGGCGAGATGGCAGCGTTGCGGCAGTTCCTGGCGCGACCCGACGTGCGCGAGCACTGCGAGATCGCGGGTCGTTTCGGCGTGATGGCGTATCACGGCGGGAACCTCGAGCGTACGACCGACGCGGTCGCGACCGAGGTCGCCGCCCGGACGGGCGCCTCCCTCTATACCGTCGCCCAGGCCGCGCCGAGTCGGACCCACCTCGCCTCGACGGCTTTCGATCCCGCCCACTCCGACGCGCTGGCCCGCTTCCTCGACCACGTCGACGTCGTCGTCACGATCCACGGCTACGGCCGCCGCCGGCTCCGCCATCACCTCCTGCTCGGTGGACGCAATCGTTCGCTCGCGACCCACGTGGCCGGCCACCTGCGCCGCGACCTGCCAGCGCGCTACGTCGTGCTCGACGACCTCGATCGAATTCCGAACGAGCTGCGCGGCCAGCACGAACGGAACCCGGTCAACCGACCGCCAGGGCAGGGTGTGCAGATCGAGCTTCCGCCTTCGATCCGCTGGAACTGGCGGGAGTGGGGGTGGTCGGATCACGCGGGCGTGTCGCGAACGGTCGCCATCCAGCGACTGATCGACGGCTTGTCCGCCGCCGTCGAGAACTGGCCGATCGCGCGCCCCTGAAGCGGGTCGGGCCCTTCGCTCAGCGCGTCATCCGGTCCCGATAGTCCCACACGGTCAGCCGTTCCACCTCGACGGCGATCAGGACTTCGTGGTCCGCCCGGGAGAGCAGCCACTTCGCGAGGGAAGACGAGCGGTCTCCGAGGTAGCGATCGATCAGGCGTCCGAGCTCCCGGGGCCCTCCGTCCGGGCCGACGGTCGCGCGGCCGGTCCCGCGGACGCCGAAGTAGGGCGGCTCGTTCGGGGCCAGCTCGAAGCCGCAGCGGGGGTCGCGCGCGAGCGCTTTCGCGACCCAGGCGTCGGCCTGCGTGGCACAGAGGAGACGGTCGCCGTCACGGCGGAACCAGAGGGAGCAGACGCGTGGGTAGCCCCGGGCGTCGGTGGCCGAGAGGCGGAGCGGGGCGATGAATCCGTCGAGGTGGTCGTCCACTTCCGATCGAGACCACGGGCTGTCTTCGGCGATCTGCACGGCTCCCCTCCTTCGCACGGAATGTTCACGCAGACGAAGTGCGTCGCAACCAACGTCGGAAGGCGGCCATCACGGCGGCGTGCAACGGTGCCTGCGTCCAGAGATAGATCCACCAGGGCAGGCGCGGCGCGTAGTCCTGGAGCGCGGACAGGGCCCCGTCTCCGTCCGGCGTGCTGCGGAACTCGAGTCGCGGTTCGCCGCTCGGGCGCTCGGCGGCGAGGAGGCCACCGACGACGTCGAGGACGTAGCGGCCCGAGGAGGTCGCGACGTCCCGGGGACGGAGGCGGATCAGGGGTGCCCGCAGCCCGCGAAGGCGGATCGTCGTCTCTTCTTCGTTCGTCGTGACGATCAGGAGCGCGGGGACCAGGCGCCCGAGCCACTCGACGTAGGCCCGCCCGAGCCAGCTCGCGTCCCGACCCTCCGGGAGGGGGAGGCGCTGGACCGACCGGGCGATCGGACGCTTCCACCCGCCCGTGTGGTCGACGGAATCCGCGAGCGCTTCCCGGAAGGGTCGACCCGGGAAGCCCATCTCCTCCTGCAGCCAGGGGTCCTTCACGACCATCGGATGCCGCAGACTCTCGATCAGCGGGCGCACGAGACTGCGCGAGTTGCCCGTCACGAGCGAGACCCAGAGCTCCGAGAGCGCCGGCGACACGAAGGGAACCGGGATCATCGGGCGTCTGCGCCCGAGGACCTGCGCCGTCGTCTTCATCATCTCGCGGTAGGTCATGACGTCCGGTCCGCCGACGTCGCAGATCCGCCCGGTCGTGGATTCGTGGTGGCAGCAGTAGGCGAGGATCTCGATCACGTCCGAGAGGGCGATCGGCTGGGTCTCGGACGAGGTCCAGCTCGGGCAGACCATGAGCGGCAGCCGTTCGACCAGACGGACGAGGAGGTTGAGCGACGAGCCCTCCGGGCCGACGACGAGGCCCGCACGAACCGCCGTCACCGGAACGCCGTGGGCAGCGAGGGCGTGCTCGACCTCCGCTCGACTCGCGAGGTGGCTCGAGATGCCCTTGTGCTCGTCCGGCGGAAGGAGGCCGCCCAGGTAGACGATCCGCTCGACCCCCGCCTCCGCCGCGGCCCGACCGAAGTTGTCGGCGATCAGCAGGTCGAGATCGTCGAAGCGGCCCTGCGTCAGTCGTGCGTTCGGGCTCATCGAGTGGACGAGATAGACCGCGAGGTCCGCGCCCTCGAGCGCTTCGCGGGTCTGCCGAACCGAGAAGAGATCACATCGTCGCGGCTCGATGCCGGGCGTCACCTCGCCGCCCGTATCCGCGTCGTCCCCACGACGCTGGCGTCGACCGAGGGTGAGTACGCGATCCGTCGGTGCGAGCTTGCGGGCGAGCGCGGAGCCGACGAACCCCGAGGCGCCGGCGATCGCGATGCGAAGGGGAAGGCGGGCTTCGGCGGCAGGCAAGTCGGGGATCGAAGACATGGACACGGTGGAGCCTAGCCGCGCGGTGGCCTCGCCGTCTCTCAGCCCTCGATCTCGCGGCGCCAGCGGCCGCCCTTGAACTGCTCGAGGATCTTCTCGACCCGCACCGTCGCCTCGTCGGGGATGAGTGCTGCGTCCCGGTGGCTCTGCAGGAAATCGTTGAGTCCCGCGACCGACGCGAGCATCTCGCGGTCGGCTTGCACGAAGCCCATCGTCCAGCTCCCGAAGGCGCGTTGTGGCGACTCTTCACGGAGCAGGACCCGGGTGTCCGTGTGACGATCGTCCGACTCGATGACGTCGTAGAGGGACTCGATTACTTCGAGGTCGCCCTCGAGGACCTGCAGGAAGGTCGGATCTGCGTAGAGGAGCATGCCGGAGACGCCGAGTCGACCGTTCTTGGCGCGGATGTGCGCGAGCAGCTCGAGCAGCTCGTCGGCGTCGCAGGGATCGACGGCGCGGCTGGTGTACACGATGCGATGAATCGCGGTTTCCGGTTCCTGGTCGGGTCGTTCGTCGGGCATGAGGTCGGGATCGCCCGATCGGCTGGAAGGCTTGATCGAGGGATTCACCGAGTGGGTTCGCCCACCCGATAGGCCCTACCCGCGGGGTGACGTTCGGATTCATCTGCGCGGGGTGGTTGCCAGGAGATCCGGTGTGCCCAGGATTCGCGTCCGAGCGCGAGCGGCCCGAAGAGGCCGCCTCTCGCACCGATGGACCCATTTCCGGAGCCCGTTCATGACCGCGACCACCCAACCCTTCCAGGCCGAGACGCAGAAGCTGCTCGATCTGATGATCCACTCCCTCTACTCGAACAAGGAGGTCTTTCTTCGCGAGCTGATCTCGAATGCGTCCGACGCCCTCGACCGACGTCGCTTCGAGGCGGTCTCGAACCCGGAGCTCGCGGTGGAAGGGGAACTCGGGATCGAGCTGGTCGCGAACCGAATCGACCGGACCCTCACGATCTCGGACAACGGGATCGGCATGAACCGGGAGGAGCTGGTCGAACACCTCGGGACGATCGCGCGATCGGGCACGCTCGAGTTCCTGAAGCGGGCAGGCGAGAGTGACGACGCGAGCCCGGATCTGATCGGTCAGTTCGGTGTCGGCTTCTACGCGAGCTTCATGGTCGCCGACGAAGTCGACGTCGTGAGTCGCCGAGCCGGTGAAGACAAGGCCGCGCGGTGGACCTCGAAGGGCGCCGGGGAGTATTCGCTCGACGATGCGGAGCGGGAAGCAGCCGGGACGACGATCCGGCTCACCCTCAAGGAAGTCGACGGCGAGGCCGGACTCTCGGACTTCGCCGACGAGTGGGTCCTCCGCAACGTCGTGAAGAAGTACTCGGACTTCGTCGCCTACCCGATCACGCTCACGGTCATCGAAGAGGCCTCCATGCCCGAGCCCGAGGACGGCGACGAAGCGATCGACGTCACGCCGGGCGAACCGCTCGAGCGCGCGGTGGACGCGCCGCTCAACTCGATGAAGGCGATCTGGACGCGGCCGGAGGCGGAGGTCGAAGAGGACGACTTCAACGAGTTCTACAAGCACGTCACCCACGACTTCCAGGACCCGATGCTCCGCGTCAGCACGTCGATCGAGGGCACCTTCGAGGCGAAGGCGCTCCTCTACGTGCCGGGCAAGGCGCCCTTCGACCTCTACCACCGCGAGCGCGCGCACAACGGCGTGCAGCTCTACGTACGGCGCGTCTTCATCATGGACGAGTGCCGGGAGCTCCTGCCGGAGTGGCTGCGCTTCGTTCGCGGCGTCGTCGATGCCGAGGATCTCTCGCTCAACGTCTCGCGGGAGATGCTCCAGCAGGACAAGCAGATCCAGACGATCCGCAAGCACCTGGTCAAGAAGGTCGCCGACAGCCTCAAGAAGATGTCGAAGGACGAACCCGAGGCGTACCTCTCGTTCTGGGGCGAGTTCGGTCCCGTCGTGAAGGAGGGCCTCCTCGACTGGGAAGAAAAGAAGGACCGGATCTTCGATCTCGTCCTCGCGCCTTCGACGAACCACGACACGGAGCTCACCGGCCTGACGAGCTACATCGAGCGCATGTCCGACGACCAGGAGGCGATCTACTACATCGCGGGTCCGAACCTCGACGTGCTGCGTCGCTCGCCTCATCTCGAGGCGTTCGAGGAGAAGGGGATCGAGGTCCTCTTCCT includes:
- a CDS encoding GlxA family transcriptional regulator — translated: MSSPPLPPRRIAMVAYPGVQLLDVVGPLEVFAAASEAVGVQGADATARGYEITVVGSAPGTVRASSGLAIGVDRAYEDLPDEIDTLIVAGGHGTARAFREPRILEAVRSGAARARRTCSVCTGAFVLAAAGLLDGRRATTHWGSADELARRFPDVDVDPDPIFVRDGDVWTSAGVTAGMDLALALVEDDLGRDLALEVSRRMVFFLKRPGGQSQFSAQLAGQAADRDPLRELQAWVVEHPAEDHAVERLAARVSMSPRNFSRVFAKQVGLSPGRFVERVRVEAARRRLEDSPGSVDAVASDVGFGTAETMRRAFLRQIGVGPSAYRERFNSAP
- a CDS encoding DJ-1/PfpI family protein, which encodes MADDKRTIGIVLFDRAEELDWVGPFEVFTMAREASGGKGPASEIEVVLASEHGGVVTGAKGLRNEVDFSFADAPDFDVLLVPGGIGTRDEMKNPVMLDFLRKQAATAEWVTSVCTGSIVLEAAGLTKGKKITTHWGYLPTLREDAAGRAEVLENVRYVRDGNLLTAAGVSAGIDSALWLVGQLYGVRHARITQKMMEYDPAPPYAAEV
- a CDS encoding isoprenylcysteine carboxylmethyltransferase family protein, with protein sequence MQRIAHFAYGALSYALFFGTFLYTAGFLTNRFVPKSIDSGETGSLGTAVAIDLALLALFAVQHSGMARPAFKRAWTRIVPEPIERATYVLLSSVVMIAVFAFWRPLPETIWSFESTLGQGIGFGLFAVGVGTVLYSTVLIDHFELFGLRQVWDGLRRRDAREDAFVTPSLYRFVRHPLYVGWFVTLWATPTMSVGHLLFAGVCTVYILVAVRLEERDLVAAFGRRYEQYQATTPMFVPKGRPEPEAATA
- a CDS encoding methyltransferase, whose protein sequence is MSRFGSVLFLSLSLATTGCQWLGGGTADGPDPVAAAIERAAADPHRSESNRARNGYRHPVETLTFFGLEPDMSVLEIRPGGGLWYTEILAPLLAADGRYIAASYDLSKPDLPAYVTRSHEALLARFEEQPERYGDLDLAVLHPPTIQLGADESVDLVLNFRNTHGLIRDGAAKDAYAAFFAVLKSGGVLGVVQHRAGPKTDTSEFNGYVPEEKVIALAESAGFVLDAKSEINANPNDSADYEGGVWTLPPTLRLGDTDREKYLAIGESDRMTLRFRKP
- the metH gene encoding methionine synthase: MSSRPARPERIETLLGLLREKILVLDGAMGSMIQGFGLEEKDFRGDTFVDHESELKGDNELLSLTRPDVIRKIHDDFFAAGADIVETNTFGSNAISQADYALEHTVRDLNLASARIAAESAAAWTAKDPSKPRFVAGAVGPTPKTLSISPDVNDPSARSLTFEELKAAYREQVDALIEGDVDVLLVETIFDTLNAKAALVAIDEAFEASGIRLPIMISVAITDASGRTLSGQTVDAFWRSVAHSRPLSVGVNCSLGATDMRPHVAELARIADCYVSSYPNAGLPNAFGEYDEAPATTGELVGEFATSGLVNFVGGCCGTTPPHIQAIAEAVEGVAPRAIPAAEAEATFYSGLETLVIRPDSNFQMIGERTNVTGSAKFRKLIEADDYDTALEVALDQVRGGANLLDVNMDEGMLDSEAAMTRFLNLIASEPEVAKIPIMIDSSKWSVLEAGLRCVQGKAVVNSISLKEGEADFLEKAKLIRRYGAGVVVMAFDEAGQADTTERKIEICERSYRILVDQAGFPPEDIIFDPNILAIATGIEEHDDYAKNFIDASREIRERCPGVHISGGVSNLSFSFRGNNRVREAIHSAFLFHATQAGMDMGIVNAGQLELYEDIPKDLLEHVEDILFNRRDDATERMVEFAETVKGAGKKREVDLTWRENSVEERLSHALVHGIVDYIDDDTEEARQKLGRPIDVIEGPLMDGMRVVGDLFGAGKMFLPQVVKSARSMKKAVAYLEPYLEAEKVEGSSQGKIVMATVKGDVHDIGKNIVGVVLGCNNYEVIDLGVMVPADKILEAAISEGAQMIGLSGLITPSLDEMASVAKEMERRGLELPLLIGGATTSRQHTAVKIAPNYSQPVVHVLDASRSVNVVSDLLSDERRDGFAQENRDEQEKLRAIYDGRKEKPLLAIDDARANAEKLDFTAAPAKPGFLGKRVIDDVSAADLDPFIDWTFFFSTWDLKGKYPKILDDPKVGAAARELYEHGRSLLDEIIEKQWLRPRGVYGFWPARREGDDVVLFADEELTGEVARFPMLRQQAIAPDGKPNRCLADFVASREDGVADYVGAFAVTSGTEAEDLSARFEKDHDDYKAIMVKALADRLAEAFAEFLHARARREWGYGDGENLSNEDLIAERYRGIRPAFGYPACPDHLPKRTLFPLLDAPSVGMELTETCAMTPAASVSGLYFAHPDARYFTVGRLGRDQIEDYAARMDLSADEAEKWLASNLGY